The proteins below come from a single Vicinamibacterales bacterium genomic window:
- a CDS encoding PEGA domain-containing protein: MAFLDENSSTSSDRGGNSFSLSGRRVVLLLLMTVAVGSYFLFLSPEEEPQADVVETVPTPLPTPEPTPESEPEPEPVRPTPPPAEPEPTPEPLPPTHILRVTSDVTGAQVFLNRRFLGNTPLDMANLEPGQHQLNVAAQGYEGIARTIDISDTPVELNIEFRVVRLDETVDVIHKHRFGSCQGQLVANLQGFHYQTAHDDAFSVPLDQVELFEIDYLDHRLQLKVRGGRNYNFTDEQDTADPLFVFHRDVEKARTRLAQGDQPASNDQ; this comes from the coding sequence ATGGCTTTTCTTGATGAAAATTCATCTACTAGCTCAGACCGAGGCGGTAATTCGTTTAGCCTTAGCGGACGGCGCGTCGTCCTGCTACTTCTTATGACCGTTGCCGTCGGTTCTTATTTTCTTTTTTTGTCACCTGAGGAGGAGCCACAGGCGGATGTTGTTGAAACCGTTCCAACACCGTTACCTACGCCAGAACCCACTCCTGAATCCGAACCAGAACCTGAGCCTGTTCGCCCAACACCGCCGCCAGCCGAACCAGAACCAACTCCTGAACCACTTCCACCAACCCATATCCTCCGAGTGACCAGTGATGTCACCGGAGCACAGGTTTTCCTTAATCGTAGATTTTTGGGCAATACACCGCTGGACATGGCTAACCTCGAACCCGGGCAGCACCAGTTGAACGTTGCGGCACAAGGCTACGAAGGGATCGCCAGAACCATCGACATTTCTGACACGCCAGTCGAACTAAACATCGAGTTTCGAGTTGTGCGACTCGACGAGACGGTCGACGTCATTCATAAGCATCGGTTTGGTTCTTGCCAAGGACAACTGGTGGCAAACCTTCAGGGCTTCCACTACCAGACCGCCCATGATGATGCATTTTCGGTGCCGCTCGACCAAGTTGAGTTATTCGAAATCGACTACCTCGATCACAGGTTGCAGCTAAAAGTCCGCGGCGGTCGAAACTACAACTTCACCGACGAACAAGATACAGCCGATCCATTGTTTGTCTTTCACCGAGATGTTGAGAAGGCGCGAACACGGCTTGCACAGGGCGACCAACCAGCTTCCAATGACCAATAG